The Metallosphaera hakonensis JCM 8857 = DSM 7519 genome includes the window TTTATTTCTACCAGAGAGTGGAGTAAAAGGTATAGTAATAGAGGTCATCACTGGGATCAGGGGCGTGTTGAAGTTCATCAAGAACGATATAAGCAAATTTTCCATGAGTTACATCGTGTTCATCGACAAGGAGCACTGCAATTCAGATTGCGAAAGGTGTATTCGTGAGAGCGCAAGGGAGTACGGAATTACCGTTTCCACCATTGACAGACTAAGTGAGGATCTGGACATATACAAATTGAAATGCACGGTAGGAAATAAGGATTTTTCAGTATATTTCATTTTTCTAGGATTCACTTGTTGTATTGAAGACTTCATTCTAAAAATTTGTAATCAGGTCATAAGCGAATATGATCGCAAGGGTTGTTGTAAAAAATACAAAGATCAGCTCAATAGGTTACCAAAGGAAATCAGGGGTAAATGTGTTGAAAGCGCTGAGAACGAACTGTTCAAAATTATAGAAATTGTATTAAATGATTTAACTAACTGAAAAATTAGAAGTCAATGGCAATGGCTGATCCCGTGGGATTGTTCTCGTGGAGTCGTCTTATTTGATGAGTATCATAAAACCATATCACATTATCTCTCATATACTTTACTTCTCTGAAATAGGATCTCAACTGAGGGAGTTCTCTCCAATGAAAACTCCCTGGGTTTGAGTTTTTAATCTTCAATAGCGGGTTCTCATCCTTTATGGATCTCTTCAATTTTCTAAAGTGTTAACCTAACGAGCCTCCCTTAATTTCGGAAAAAGGCGGGTTTGAGGCCAACCTTGATAGAATTTGAACTAAGCCACGAAGCAAGGTTCTCATGTGGCTTCATAGCTTGAGAAGAACAACACTCTCCAGGGCTTTGGAGTACGGTGTATTTGGTTCCTGAAGGAGGATATTCGGGTGAAGATGTGTCTAGCCTTTACCATGAGGCCTAAGACTTCAAGGGAGTTCGATGACGCAGAACATAATCATGAGTTAATATATTACCTGAATTAAAAGATTGAATCTGAAAATTATTTATCATTCTATCAATAAACCTGAGGAAAAAGAGTGATGGGTATACTCGTTAATACGGTGACTCAACCCCTATCGTTTATAACATCTAGCGACGTGAGAATGTCCGGAATGTAAAAAATTCAATTTATATTGTAGAAAATATTTATGTTTTTATCATTTTTCTACCGGTAATTCGGATCATCTATCTCGGGGAATGGGGTCTCACGATAGACGGTTTACAGGTTATCCAGATATAACCTTATACCTAGAAAAATTCTTGTTTCTATATCAATATTTTCGTCGAAATATTTGCATTCCGGACATCGTCACGTAGACAATTCAAAGAGTAAAATACTATATACCCGTTTTTCTGTTATATTACTTGCCCTCCTCTTTTCCTCAATTTGTGACAAGAGTTCTCTTATGCCGTAAGACGGTATCGTATTAAAGGCTTGATCATTAGATTTGGTTAACGTCATCTTTACCATTTCCTTTGAAATGTTATTATTTTCGTTGTTTACCCTAGTTTTCAGTTTCACAATATTCATTACTAAAGTTATGCCAAAAAATTAGGGAAATCAATCACGTACCAACCAAGGACATGGTCTTAATTGTTCCCACGAGTTAAAATATCCGTGACTACTTTTGACGACCCTCCTAAACCTGGACCATGGTTCCTTGACTTAATTACCTTACTTTAGAAGAGATTTAGAATTTCCAAAAAAAGCCTAAATAATTGACGAAATAGATATAAGTTAATGATTTCTAAATTGAAATATGAAGTCTCTAGTTGAGCTCTCCAGGCCCAAGAGGCTTGTGAGGATAATCCCCATCGTTCTAGTTCTATATCTCATAAATTTTCTGGACAGAGTAAATATCTCCTACGCCATTGACGCTGGGATGTTCCAGTACTTGGGAGTACCCTCAGCTCAGGTCGGAGTGATAGCCTCCTTAGCCAGTTCCCTCTTCTTCGTGGGCTACTTCATCCCCCAGATCTTCTCGAACTTGGGTATCAACAAGTATGGCGCCAGAAGGATATTCGTCATAGCCTTCACGGCGTGGGGCATTATAACGTTGTTGACGGGCTTCGTGACCAACGTAGTCCAAGTGGAGGTCCTGAGGTTCCTTTTGGGAGTAGCGGAGGGGCCCTTCTACGCCGGTGTAATATTTTACCTTAGCATATGGTTCCTCAAGCCCGAAAGGGCCACGGCCAACAGCCTGTTTAACGCGGCCATTCCCATCTCCGGGATAATTGGAGGTCTAATAGCCGGATCCATCTTTGCCGTTTACGGGGATTACCCGGGCTGGCGCTACCTTTTCTGGTATGAGGGAGTCCTGGCCTTGATAGGGGCGTTAATTGCCTATGCCCTTCTTACCGATTTCCCAAGGGACGCTAAGTGGTTATCCAAGGAGGAGAAGGAGGCCTTTGAGAAGGCCAAGGCGGAGGAGGACGCGGAGAAGATTAAGGTGAAGTGGACCTCTGCGCTGGGTAATAGGGACGTCATATTGCTTGCGCTGGTGTACTTCCTTGGAGTGACTAGCCTTTACGGTTACTCCATCTGGTTGCCCAGCATAATAACTTACATAGCTAAGGTCAACGCTAGCGTGGCGAGTTTCCTGTCCATAATACCCTACATCATAGCTTCCATAGCCCTTATCTTCATAGCCAGGTATAGTGACACCCATCAAAATCATAAGTTGATCACGACCCTGGTCTTCATGGTTGCGGGTTTGGGTCTAGCTCTGAGCTCTGCCACCGTCAGCGTCGTGTTCCTATCTTTCGCCCTCTTCGCAGTTGCAGCCATAGGGATATACAGCTTCCTGTCCCCCTTCTGGGCCATTCCGCAGAAGTCCCTGCATGGGGACGCAGCCGCAGCCTCCATAGGCTTCATAAACGCTGTGGGGAACCTGGGCGGAATCGCGGGTCCCATTATAGTGGGTTTCTTAAAGACCTACACCGGGTCATTCGTTCCCGGGGTTTATGCCATGGCACTGTTCGCGTTCTTGGGAGGGGTAGTGATCACTCTAGTGAGAAGTAAGTAAGGGATGCTGACATGAACTGACGAAGAGCCTTATTTTAAAGTTGATATTTGCTTTTATCAAAGAAATTCGCTTCGTTGAGTGCTTCACAACCCTTTAACCTAAGTTGATCTCTAAATCAAGGTTAATTTGTATGAGGCAAGTTCAAATCTGAAGTTGCGTTTCTCACAGGTTATTAGTAGAGACCACATTTTTTAGGGTAAATACTTACTGGAACTTCTAGCGTAGTTCTCTAGATCGCCTGGAATCTTGGGTCGGTTCTCCCAATTCCAGCTCTCAGGGAAGCAGGTTAACTAGGAACGCGATCACCAGCCCTAAGACTATCCCGATCTCGCCCACGTTTCTAAATTCCCTCCCGTTCTTTACCAGGCTTTTATACATCTCTAGACTGACGAACAATATTCCGCCGAGAGCCAAGGAGTTAAACACGACCACGAGGGGGATAGACGCTACGTAATATGATAGAATTGAGCCCAGAAGGGTCGGGGTTCCACCCAGTAGATACATCATGAAAAGGAAGGAGTAGTTAACTTTCCCAGTTCTCAGGAAAGGCGAGAGGATGGGAAACCCTTCGGTCACGTTCTGTAGGGTTAGCCCAGCGACCAGGGGGACAACCACTGAGACCAAACCTATCCTTAGGGAACCTCCTATAGCTAAGCCCTCAGTGAAATTCTGTAGTCCTATGCCCAGGGACACAACCAAGGACAACACTTGAGCGTAGTTACGTTCCTTGGCGCTATCCAACCTCATGGCGGAGTACAGGTGAAATCCCAGATAGGATAGGACGAACGGGGCCATGAGGAGAAGTGAAAGGTAGATCTTTCCCTCCACTAGGACGTAAGTCCCAGAGAATAGGTCCATGATAAGATAGATCAAGATTCCCAGTCCAAGTCCCATTAGGAGTTGAGCTCCTTTCGGTGAGACCCCTTTGTAGGCAATGGGAAACGTAAGGAAGATGGAATACGCTACAAGGAGGGACATCAGCATTAACTCCGTAAATTGATTCATGGCCACACTATGATAATCCTCAAGGCTTATAAATTTACGCCTCATCGTAAAATTACCACGTGAATTCTTGATTGGAAGGGGAAAGTTCAGCATTTCAACTTGGTCACCAGGAACCGAATGAGCAAGGGAAGGTCGAGCCATGGAAACCGCTCACATGAGACAAGAGTGAAAATCGTGTTGAAGGGGTCACGTACATTTAAGAGAGAAAACAAAGTTATCTCCTTTGACAAAGTCCCTCCGTAGCAAAAATACGGAGTTCTTTAGACTGATCTTATATTGCGTCTTTCGTGGTTGTAAAGTTAAGCTTAAGGTTCCAGTATCCTGAACAGGAGGCGCTTCACGTGACTGAATACCTTTCGACCTGTAAGATATTTCATCGTCAATCTTTTAATCAGACTATCCAATCCCTTACTTTATGAAAGGGATAACCGTGGGATGGTTTGGAACTTTCCTTCAATTGACGGTCAGGTTGAGCTGGGGGGTGATCGTGGTTCCCATCTCGAGGATCTTGAACCTGAATCCGGTTCAGATGGGCCTAGTGGCGACCTTCTTCTACATAGGATACGTGGTGTTCTCTGTTCCCTGGGGTCTTATCATAGATAGGATAGGTCCCGTGAACGCTATGATCATCTCGTCCGTTCCCTTGATTGGCTTAAATCTGCTTCTCTTCTTTGAAATTAGCTATCCGCTCCTCTTGACAGTGTATTTGATCGAGGGTCTAATAGCCTCAGCCATATTTCCTTCAGCCATGAAGATCGTCTCAGTTCTTCACGGTAAGGATAGAAGGTTGACCTTTTACGTGGCCCTCCTTGAGAGCGCTTCGCCTGTAACCATACTAACGTTGAGTTTCCTGGCAGGCCTCCTCCTAGATTTATGGAAGTTCTTCTTCCTGGGAATGGCCATCACGTTCTCGGTGTTCAGCTTAACCGCCCTCTCCCTGAAAATAAGGGTGGAGCCTAACCCCGTGAGAAGGTCCTTCACAGTGATCTTGAGGAAGGACATCTTCTTGGCAACATTATTGAGATTGGGGGAACTCTGGGCCACATGGGGAACGACAACCTGGATATTTTCAATGCTGATCCTTTACAGAGGTGCCCCTCCAGGACTCTCCACTGTGTTCCTGGGACTCTTCGGGTTAGGGCAATTGCTCGGAATATTATCTGTGGAGAGAGTGGTTGAGAGATTAGGAGATATTTCCGTGATTATGATAAATTTAGTTGGTTTCATTATAATATCGTTACTCATAGTCGTCTCTCCCCTAACACTGGTCTTGGTGGAGGCGCTCTTCTTAGGGGTCTGTTCCTTCGCATACAGACCCCCCACGGATTCCCTCATCATGAAAATCGCCGGAGTTGGAAGTGCCGCGACATCCATAGGTTACGCTAACGCCGTGTCCCAGATCGGCACCATGATAGCTCCAGTGCTCGTGGGGGTGATTCTCTCCATTACAAGAAGCTTCGCGATCTCCATGTTCGGGATAGACACTGGATGTGTGGTTGGGATAATCGCCTTGATGATCCTGAGAGGTGGTTTGAAAAACGGTGATAGTTAAAATCAGCCTCTTTCGGGCGATTCAATGTGCATCGTTTTCCCCATATGTAACGTTTAACACTCCCACTATACAACAAAGAGTGTGACCTCAAGAAGGTCCTCAGCACTCCTTTTCTCCCTTGGAACTTGAGAAAGTATATAAGATATGATCTATATTGAAGGTATACTTTCAGATTTAGGGTGGATTCGTGTCGTATTAGTTGTTCTATAATAACTTTTCTATCATCAAAATATTATATTGTTATTTAAAGGTTCATCTCGGGCAATTTTATTTTTCGTCTAGTTTTAATGAGCTCATTTAGCAAAATGGCTTTAATCCTCTATGTTGAGAATATTCAATGGCACTGGAAATAAAGCATAGGAGACTTACCAAGCCCCTTCTCGCAGAGCCTGGTAACACAGTTAGGGAATTAGTGGAGAACATGAGGAGGGAGCAGAAACTTATTGCCCTCATAGTTGACGGAAAATCGGTAATAGGAACCATAACCGTAGAGAAATTAGAACGTCTCCTATCCAAGGGCTTCGATGGACCGGTTGTAAACGTGATGAACCGGAACGTGGTGACGGTATCAGGGGAAGAAGACTACCTGGATTTGTTGTCCCTACTCCTTAAAAACAAACTTGACTGTCTCGTGGTTATGAAGAAGAACAAGGTGAACGGAGTTCTAACTCTCCACGACATTCTATACGCAATTCAAAAGAGCGCGGTGCTTTGACCCTAAGTTAAATTTTTGTACTCTTTGTTATCAAAAAAGAGATCGTGTTCATTTATTGGTAATTAATACTGAGTTCTCAGAGTCCATGAGACTTAGGGGAACCTAGAGCGGTCAACCTGATGTAGTCCGTTTCATTGAGAATGACGTTATTTTAATGTAATGGGAATCACTTGGGCCCTGGGTCTCTGAAAAACCTTAGTTTACGTGAGAAGATCCTGGCAATCAAGGAGAAAATCATGAGAAGATTTGCGAAAACTACCTAATCTGGACGATCTCGTGGTTCTATACAGTCTCTCTATCAGTCCAACATTAAACCAACACGGTGTCCTCTCTCGTCTCCTTCGCCCAATGCACTTTTTCAGCAAATAGTTCATCCATGGGCTTACTGTTCTCGATAGTGACGTTCACGTCGGTTATCTCGCTTACTACGACGTATCTCCACTCCCTTATCTTCTTGAACTTCACGGCTATCATGGGGACTCCACGCATTGGAAACATTGAAAGGAAACCCATCAATTTCGCTACCTGCAACGATCTTACCTTAACCTTTTCCTCCCACGTGCTCTTAACCTCAATGGCCAAGAGAACCTCTCCCTTAGTGGCAAAAACGTCAGGCAAAGGGTTACTGGAGGAGTTAGATGTTGGGATCCTAACCGAGTTGAATCCGGCCTCCCTTAGAATAGAAACGAGCTCCCTCTCAGCGTTTCTTCCCACGTCTTTGTTCATGCCTTTATTGTTACCTAAAAATAGTAAAAAGGAGATTGGCACATTACCCGAACTTCCTGTATTATCGTGGGGAATGATAGGCCTTAAGGGTGGCAAGAAGGTTAGAACAAAAAATTATTCACTCTCTCTACATATGTAATTAGAAGTAAATATTATGCCCGTGGAGATTATCCGAAAATTAGGTGGTAGAAAGGGGCGTAACAATTAAGGTGAGAAATTCTGTTCGTGACGTTGTCCAGGTTAAGCAAAATTGAAATATTATCGTGACTATAATATTTCATTTCATGTAATTATGTATAAAATTTAACTATAACGAGTAATATAATCTATATTCTTCAGATCATATAGAAATAATTGTACAATTTTGAGATAAATTTTTCAATGCCCCTGGCTGAGGAGGATCTCGAGGAGGCGTACGTCAATTGATCGCGATCTTAGTCCTGATCCTGGTCAGGAGTACCTCGAGGTCGCGATAGAGGTTCAGGAAGAAGACCTCCACGACCTCTCCCCTCTCGGTGGTCGAAGAGGCCACGCCTTCCCTGATCCTCACACCGCTCCCCTCCACAGGTAGTCTCGCAGCGCTCACTCCCTTGACCAGGACGTCCTTCCTCGAGGACCACGCCCTGTCCCCCATGAGCTTGTCCTTGGGGAAGGAGAACTTGAGGTCGCTGAGGTTCGCTAACCCTACCTTGAAGTCCCTCACCAGGTTAGTTTTCCTCTCCACAAGGTTGCATACCTTATGACCGTAGTAGGCTTTGCCCCGCTTCATGCCCCAACTCCCCCTGTACTTCCTTGAGGTCGCGAAGTGCTTGAGCTTGTTGACCGAGTGGGCCATGAGGGATAGTTCGTCTGGGAACCGGGTCTCCCTTATGTCAAGGGAGATCTTCTCGAGCCCTGTCTGGAGGCTCCTCTTTCCTGGATAGGCCTCCCGGAAGAACGTGTCCATCACGTAGTACTCTTCGTACTCGTCGTTTTTTCTCTCCCCACCTGCAGTTCGAAGCCCTTCTCTTGGTACCTTTTTATGACCTCATCAAGTGAGTTGAGCTCGACCATGAGCGTGGTCCACATGACCTCCTCTCCCTTCACGGTCTCATGAAGCTTCTTGTAGAACAGGAAGACCGTGCTCTTGGGAGGTACCTTCTCCCCAAGGAACTCCCTGAACTTCTGACTATCCCTTATCTCCCCCTCCAGGTTGTTCCAGGATATGTCGTAGACGTACTTGATCAGGAGGGTCTTGAAGAGCAGGATCACGTCCCACTTGGGCTTCCTGCGGTAGAGCGACTCCAACCTCTCCCTGAACTTCTCCCACGGGAAAACCCCATTCGCCTTCAACAGGACGTCCTTCTCGGTATGGAGCACCTTTTCCATGATATTACCTCGACCCAATCCCCTATTAATATTACCCTCAAATTGAGGTTCCGACCTAGACGACCCGTTCAACTCGTTCAGAGAATTTATTGCCCCCTGCATAATTATTTAAATTAAATTCGTTAACCCAGATTATATTGTTCATCACGATTATATTTAGTGCATAATAACATGATTCGAAATATTATAGTTATAATAATATTTCAATTTTGCTTAACCTGGACAACGTCTCGTCTTAAGAAATTTAAACCTTAAGCCCCGAAAGCACAGACCAGAGGAAATCGCCTTCGCCCTCGCGGCTTACGTGATGGGAGTGCAGGTCACCAAGCTCAAGATACCTCCCTCCACTTTGTATTATTACATCAAGAAACTCGGGATCAAGAGGAGGAAGGACGCGAGGCCGAGATGTCCGTCCTGCAACTCGGACCGCGTGGTCAGGAACGGGGGGTACCCCAAAACATGGTGTACAAAAATGGTTGGAAAGGTGGTAAAAAATGAAGAGTAATATTAAAGGGAGAAAAGAGGAGGGTGATACCATGAACGCGTCAGTTGAGAGCATGCTCAGCGAGTTCCAGGAGAGTGGAGTAAAGGACAGCCTGAAGAAGTTGGTGGAGGACGCGATCCAGGAGGTCATGAAGGCGGAGAGGGATCAGTTCCTCAAGTCGCAGAGGGAGAGCGGAGAGAGGAACTACGGCAACGGGTACTACGACAGGCAGTTCAACGTGTTGGGCATGAGCTTGAACCTACAAGTTCCAAGGGACAGGAAGGGCCAGTTCAGGTCGTCGATACTCCCAGACGCGTGGAGGAGGTCGGGGGAATACGACGAGCTCGTGATCAAGCTCCTGGCGAAGGGATACTCCAAGGAGGAAGTGAGGGAAGTGCTAAGGGAGGCTGGAGTGACGGGGACCGCGGTGGACCAGATAGCATCTAGGATGGCGCAGTTCATGAAGGACTATAGGACCAGGGAGATAGGGGAGGAGACCTTCGCCGCGTTCATGGACGTGTATCACGCGAAGGTCAGAAACGAAGCGGGAAAGATAGTTACGTACTCGGTCTACTTGGTGCT containing:
- a CDS encoding CBS domain-containing protein; this encodes MALEIKHRRLTKPLLAEPGNTVRELVENMRREQKLIALIVDGKSVIGTITVEKLERLLSKGFDGPVVNVMNRNVVTVSGEEDYLDLLSLLLKNKLDCLVVMKKNKVNGVLTLHDILYAIQKSAVL
- the hjc gene encoding Holliday junction resolvase Hjc, giving the protein MNKDVGRNAERELVSILREAGFNSVRIPTSNSSSNPLPDVFATKGEVLLAIEVKSTWEEKVKVRSLQVAKLMGFLSMFPMRGVPMIAVKFKKIREWRYVVVSEITDVNVTIENSKPMDELFAEKVHWAKETREDTVLV
- a CDS encoding VapB-type antitoxin — its product is MKLKTRVNNENNNISKEMVKMTLTKSNDQAFNTIPSYGIRELLSQIEEKRRASNITEKRVYSILLFELST
- a CDS encoding transposase, producing the protein MQGAINSLNELNGSSRSEPQFEGNINRGLGRGNIMEKVLHTEKDVLLKANGVFPWEKFRERLESLYRRKPKWDVILLFKTLLIKYVYDISWNNLEGEIRDSQKFREFLGEKVPPKSTVFLFYKKLHETVKGEEVMWTTLMVELNSLDEVIKRYQEKGFELQVGREKTTSTKSTT
- a CDS encoding MFS transporter gives rise to the protein MKSLVELSRPKRLVRIIPIVLVLYLINFLDRVNISYAIDAGMFQYLGVPSAQVGVIASLASSLFFVGYFIPQIFSNLGINKYGARRIFVIAFTAWGIITLLTGFVTNVVQVEVLRFLLGVAEGPFYAGVIFYLSIWFLKPERATANSLFNAAIPISGIIGGLIAGSIFAVYGDYPGWRYLFWYEGVLALIGALIAYALLTDFPRDAKWLSKEEKEAFEKAKAEEDAEKIKVKWTSALGNRDVILLALVYFLGVTSLYGYSIWLPSIITYIAKVNASVASFLSIIPYIIASIALIFIARYSDTHQNHKLITTLVFMVAGLGLALSSATVSVVFLSFALFAVAAIGIYSFLSPFWAIPQKSLHGDAAAASIGFINAVGNLGGIAGPIIVGFLKTYTGSFVPGVYAMALFAFLGGVVITLVRSK
- a CDS encoding MFS transporter, producing the protein MKGITVGWFGTFLQLTVRLSWGVIVVPISRILNLNPVQMGLVATFFYIGYVVFSVPWGLIIDRIGPVNAMIISSVPLIGLNLLLFFEISYPLLLTVYLIEGLIASAIFPSAMKIVSVLHGKDRRLTFYVALLESASPVTILTLSFLAGLLLDLWKFFFLGMAITFSVFSLTALSLKIRVEPNPVRRSFTVILRKDIFLATLLRLGELWATWGTTTWIFSMLILYRGAPPGLSTVFLGLFGLGQLLGILSVERVVERLGDISVIMINLVGFIIISLLIVVSPLTLVLVEALFLGVCSFAYRPPTDSLIMKIAGVGSAATSIGYANAVSQIGTMIAPVLVGVILSITRSFAISMFGIDTGCVVGIIALMILRGGLKNGDS